The following are encoded together in the Thunnus albacares chromosome 7, fThuAlb1.1, whole genome shotgun sequence genome:
- the akip1 gene encoding A-kinase-interacting protein 1 encodes MASQAWLESSLRRSASLGLEVLQRASRRSVDWTSTSASQTPTTTDEDTQTPVEGRHIELDDAFATIAEFMAQTTYQCKKFYVSCTEPSDNERKHVSRFHTRPAAGTTTTSALPPRKHGRVSDAGEDFYIEVSPGTYAITASMPESHQQTQLVSINAGESVDLTFNL; translated from the exons ATGGCAAGCCAAGCCTGGCTGGAGTCTTCCCTGCGGCGCTCTGCCAGCCTGGGCCTGGAGGTGCTGCAGCGGGCCTCCAGGCGGAGTGTAGACTGGACGAGCACCAGTGCATCCCAGACCCCCACAACCACAGatgaagacacacaaacacctgtCGAG GGAAGACACATAGAGCTCGATGATGCCTTTGCAACCATCGCAGAGTTCATGGCGCAGACGACCTATCAGTGCAAA AAGTTTTATGTGTCTTGCACTGAGCCCAGCGACAATGAGAGGAAACACGTGTCCAGGTTCCATACACGACCAGCTGCTGGGACGACAACAACATCTGCACTGCCACCGAGGAAACAT GGTCGTGTGTCGGACGCAGGTGAAGACTTCTACATCGAGGTTTCACCCGGAACTTACGCCATCACCGCCAGCATGCCTGAGTCACATCAGCAGACGCAGCTGGTGAGCATCAACGCTGGGGAGAGTGTCGACCTCACCtttaacctctga
- the c7h11orf16 gene encoding uncharacterized protein C11orf16 homolog, whose amino-acid sequence MLNHTRDHTHCESGLVPGDTVLSPWEPDLRRYGPGRVMAATEHRDSFRADDVMSLRVLMWNSCVSLVPDSLVLPISVSHHDRIVRELQIPTSAPSRSWLCSRSSSCTPQLFCTDYCQSASSSCCCSITNAWSCIVPPSCRSSLGRMDGLDRAERDKQVELKDTDVLRSDPEAPSSSSSYLSEDETRATFPPAVKLGSKQQRPPWRYWRRTGPEPQHRQPGGSVPRRASPPARFGFPAPQMSASPNHSSLFQTLPAAKGRRANVRDVFGMTKFKPRPPVGLRPFSANKASAVYT is encoded by the exons ATGCTGAACCACACCAGGGatcacacacactgtgagtCTGGTCTGGTACCTGGAGATACTGTCCTGTCGCCATGGGAACCAGACCTGAGGAGATATGGGCCGGGGAGAGTGATGGCCGCCACAGAACACAGAGATAGTTTTAGAG CTGATGATGTAATGAGCCTCCGGGTGCTGATGTGgaacagctgtgtgtctctggTTCCTGACAGCCTGGTTTTGCCCATTTCAGTTTCTCACCATGACAGAATAGTCAGGGAGCTCCAGATCCCAACATCAGCCCCCAGTCGTTCTTGGCTTTGCAGTCGCAGCTCCTCATGCACTCCCCAGCTGTTCTGCACCGACTACTGTCAGTCAGCATCTTCATCTTGCTGCTGTTCAATCACAAACGCCTGGTCCTGCATAGTTCCACCTAGTTGCAGGTCTAGCCTcggaaggatggatggattaGACAGGGCAGAGCGAGATAAACAGGTGGAACTCAAAGATACAGATGTACTGAGAAGTGACCCTGAGGCgccgtcttcctcctcctcatatcTTTCTGAGGATGAGACCAGAGCAACATTTCCTCCTGCAGTTAAACTGGGGAGTAAACAACAGCGTCCTCCCTGGAGGTACTGGAGGAGAACAGGCCCAGAGCCACAGCACAGACAGCCAG GGGGTTCAGTGCCAAGAAGGGCATCACCTCCTGCAAGATTCGGCTTCCCTGCCCCACAGATGAGCGCCTCGCCCAATCACAGCTCTCTGTTTCAGACTCTTCCTGCTGCTAAAGGAAGAAGAGCGAACGTCAGAGATGTTTTTGGAATGACTAAGTTTAAACCTCGACCACCGGTGGGACTGCGGCCTTTCTCAGCCAACAAAGCCAGTGCTGTTTACACATAA
- the LOC122985799 gene encoding nuclear receptor-interacting protein 3-like isoform X2, whose product MFTGMRTEDRGDSGILDAAALRQQRRLKQAIQFLHKDSADLLPLDGLKKLGTSKQGQPHHILQKRLLEAKLTRGRISMCGVTTPNNNAVLLTCSHLNSHENEEEEEEDFIYVPCQCLGHEVNVLIDTGCKLNLMSSQTAERLGLKDLIEENKQEMDGFPFQRKLHIDGYIEELSLNIGQLRIMCSFAVVDCNKPLMSLGNKTLKSLKCVIDTEKQMLVFGRAMREQVQFAKKPFNESFSNYRNL is encoded by the exons ATGTTCACCGGGATGCGGACGGAGGACCGCGGGGACTCCGGGATCCTGGATGCTGCGGCTCTGAGGCAGCAGAGGAGGCTGAAACAGGCGATCCAGTTCCTCCATAAGGACTCTGCTGATCTGCTGCCTCTGGATGGACTGAAGAAGCTCGGGACATCCAAACAGGGG CAGCCGCATCACATCCTACAGAAGCGCCTGCTCGAAGCCAAGTTGACCCGGGGAAGGATAAGCATGTGTGGGGTGACGACACCAAATAACAACGCTGTGCTTTTGACCTGCAGTCATTTAAATTCACATGAgaatgaggaagaagaggaggaagacttCATCTATGTCCCCTGCCAG tgtttagGACACGAGGTGAATGTGCTGATTGACACTGGCTGCAAACTGAACCTGATGTCCTCTCAGACTGCGGAGAGATTAGG tTTGAAAGATTTGATTGAGGAGAACAAACAGGAGATGGACGGCTTTCCATTTCAACGGAAACTCCACATTGACGGTTATATCGAGGAACTGAGTCTAAACATCGGACAGCTCAGGATAATGTGTTCCTTTGCTGTAGTAG ATTGTAACAAGCCACTGATGTCTCTGGGCAACAAGACATTAAAGTCACTCAAG TGTGTAATTGACACTGAAAAGCAGATGTTGGTGTTTGGGAGAGCCATGAGAGAGCAAGTTCAGTTTGCCAAAAAGCCATTCAATGAAAG TTTCTCTAACTACAGAAACCTGTAA
- the LOC122985799 gene encoding nuclear receptor-interacting protein 3-like isoform X1 has product MFTGMRTEDRGDSGILDAAALRQQRRLKQAIQFLHKDSADLLPLDGLKKLGTSKQGQPHHILQKRLLEAKLTRGRISMCGVTTPNNNAVLLTCSHLNSHENEEEEEEDFIYVPCQCLGHEVNVLIDTGCKLNLMSSQTAERLGLKDLIEENKQEMDGFPFQRKLHIDGYIEELSLNIGQLRIMCSFAVVDCNKPLMSLGNKTLKSLKCVIDTEKQMLVFGRAMREQVQFAKKPFNESSFSNYRNL; this is encoded by the exons ATGTTCACCGGGATGCGGACGGAGGACCGCGGGGACTCCGGGATCCTGGATGCTGCGGCTCTGAGGCAGCAGAGGAGGCTGAAACAGGCGATCCAGTTCCTCCATAAGGACTCTGCTGATCTGCTGCCTCTGGATGGACTGAAGAAGCTCGGGACATCCAAACAGGGG CAGCCGCATCACATCCTACAGAAGCGCCTGCTCGAAGCCAAGTTGACCCGGGGAAGGATAAGCATGTGTGGGGTGACGACACCAAATAACAACGCTGTGCTTTTGACCTGCAGTCATTTAAATTCACATGAgaatgaggaagaagaggaggaagacttCATCTATGTCCCCTGCCAG tgtttagGACACGAGGTGAATGTGCTGATTGACACTGGCTGCAAACTGAACCTGATGTCCTCTCAGACTGCGGAGAGATTAGG tTTGAAAGATTTGATTGAGGAGAACAAACAGGAGATGGACGGCTTTCCATTTCAACGGAAACTCCACATTGACGGTTATATCGAGGAACTGAGTCTAAACATCGGACAGCTCAGGATAATGTGTTCCTTTGCTGTAGTAG ATTGTAACAAGCCACTGATGTCTCTGGGCAACAAGACATTAAAGTCACTCAAG TGTGTAATTGACACTGAAAAGCAGATGTTGGTGTTTGGGAGAGCCATGAGAGAGCAAGTTCAGTTTGCCAAAAAGCCATTCAATGAAAG CAGTTTCTCTAACTACAGAAACCTGTAA
- the znf143b gene encoding zinc finger protein 143 isoform X1 has product MLLAQINRDSQGMAEFHDADGQPVTLCLTEAVTVADGDQMESMDTVSLQAVTLADGSTAYIQHDSKASFSDGQIMDGQVIQLEDGSAAYVQHVSMPKAGGDSLQLEDGQAVQLEDGTTAYIHTPKDAYDQSGLQEVQLEDGSTAYIQHTVHMPQSNTILAIQADGTIADLQTEATAIDPETISVLEQYTTKVENIENPLGSFGRVEADNGVHMRIVLQGQDNRPGRVSNVGEKSFRCEYDGCGKLYTTAHHLKVHERSHTGDKPYVCDYPGCGKKFATGYGLKSHSRTHTGEKPYRCQELNCCKSFKTSGDLQKHTRTHTGEKPFKCPVEGCGRSFTTSNIRKVHIRTHTGERPYYCSEPSCGRSFASATNYKNHMRIHTGEKPYVCTVPGCEKRFTEYSSLYKHHVVHTPCKPYNCNHCGKTYKQISTLAMHKRTAHNDTEPIEEEQEAYFEPPTDAIDDPSVSYTTAVVEADDSGSEQVPVESSDMVGQQHVALVTQEDGTQQQVSISEADLQAMGGTITMVTQEGTTITIPAHELATQGAHSVTMVTTDGSDEQVAIMAPDMASFQTVEEAGYNQEQDDIHPVTLLATSNGTHIAVQLSDQPSLEEAIRIASRIQQGESPGLDD; this is encoded by the exons ATGCTCTTGGCCCAGATAAACCGGGACTCCCAGGGAATGGCAGAGTTTCATGATGCTGACGGGCAGCCGGTCACTCTTTGTCTAACAGAGGCCGTGACAGTGGCAG ATGGTGATCAGATGGAGAGCATGGACACAGTGAGCCTGCAGGCTGTTACTCTTGCGGATGGATCCACCGCATACATCCAGCATGACTCCAAAGCATCCTTTTCAGATGGACAGATCATGGACGGTCAGGTGATCCAGCTGGAGGACGGCTCGGCGGCCTACGTTCAGCATGTGTCCATGCCTAAAGCAG GAGGGGACAGTTTACAGCTGGAGGATGGACAGGCAGTGCAGCTAGAAGACGGGACAACAGCCTACATCCACACacccaaag ATGCTTACGACCAGAGCGGCCTGCAAGAGGTGCAGCTGGAGGACGGCAGCACCGCCTACATCCAGCACACGGTTCATATGCCCCAGTCCAACACCATCCTGGCCATCCAGGCTGATGGAACCATCGCAGACCTGCAGACCGAGGCCACAGCCATCGACCCCGAGACCATCAGTGTACTGGAACAATACACCACCAAG GTGGAGAATATCGAGAACCCCTTGGGGTCCTTCGGCAGAGTGGAAGCAGACAATGGCGTCCACATGCGG ATTGTCTTGCAGGGTCAAGACAACAGACCAGGAAGGGTCTCAAATGTAGGAGAGAAGTCTTTCCGCTGTGAATATGACGGCTGCGGAAAGCTCTACACCACTGCCCACCATCTCAAG GTACACGAGCGCTCCCACACCGGAGACAAACCGTACGTCTGTGACTATCCGGGCTGTGGGAAGAAGTTTGCAACAG GGTACGGACTGAAGAgtcactcacgcacacacactgggGAGAAGCCATATAGATGTCAGGAGTTGAACTGCTGCAAGTCCTTTAAAACCTCTGGAGATCTTCAAAAGCACACGCGGACTCATACAG GAGAGAAGCCTTTCAAATGCCCAGTCGAAGGCTGCGGCAGGTCGTTTACCACCTCCAACATCCGCAAAGTTCACATCCGGACACACACCGGAGAGAGGCCCTACTACTGCTCTGAGCCCAGCTGTGGACGGTCCTTTGCCAGTGCCACTAACTACAAGAACCATATGAGGATTCACACCG GTGAAAAACCATATGTGTGCACCGTGCCTGGCTGTGAAAAGCGCTTCACAGAATACTCCAGCCTTTACAAACACCATGTGGTTCATACACCGTGTAAACCTTACAACTGCAACCATTGTGGGAAAACCTACAAGCAGATCTCCACGCTCGCCATGCACAAACGCACAGCACACAACGACACAGAGCCCAtcgaggaggagcaggaggccTACTTTGAACCCCCGACAG ATGCCATTGATGACCCCAGTGTGAGCTACACAACAGCGGTGGTCGAGGCGGATGACTCTGGCTCGGAGCAGGTTCCCGTGGAGAGCTCAGACATGGTTGGTCAGCAGCATGTTGCCTTGGTAACACAGGAGGATGGAACACAACAGCAG GTCAGTATCTCTGAAGCAGACTTACAAGCTATGGGTGGCACAATCACCATGGTAACCCAAGAAGGCACAACCATAACCATCCCAGCCCACGAACTAGCAACGCAAGGTGCTCactcagttaccatggtaacaacAGACGGCTCAGATGAACAG GTGGCCATCATGGCACCCGACATGGCCTCGTTCCAAACTGTGGAGGAGGCAGGCTACAACCAAGAACAGGATGACATTCATCCTGTCACGTTATTGGCCACCTCCAATGGCACTCACATTGCTGTGCAG CTCAGTGATCAGCCTTCGCTGGAGGAAGCCATCAGAATAGCATCAAGAATACAGCAAGGGGAGTCACCCGGCCTGGATGATTGA
- the znf143b gene encoding zinc finger protein 143 isoform X2, with protein MLLAQINRDSQGMAEFHDADGQPVTLCLTEAVTVADGDQMESMDTVSLQAVTLADGSTAYIQHDSKASFSDGQIMDGQVIQLEDGSAAYVQHVSMPKAGGDSLQLEDGQAVQLEDGTTAYIHTPKDAYDQSGLQEVQLEDGSTAYIQHTVHMPQSNTILAIQADGTIADLQTEATAIDPETISVLEQYTTKVENIENPLGSFGRVEADNGVHMRIVLQGQDNRPGRVSNVGEKSFRCEYDGCGKLYTTAHHLKVHERSHTGDKPYVCDYPGCGKKFATGYGLKSHSRTHTGEKPYRCQELNCCKSFKTSGDLQKHTRTHTGEKPFKCPVEGCGRSFTTSNIRKVHIRTHTGERPYYCSEPSCGRSFASATNYKNHMRIHTGEKPYVCTVPGCEKRFTEYSSLYKHHVVHTPCKPYNCNHCGKTYKQISTLAMHKRTAHNDTEPIEEEQEAYFEPPTDAIDDPSVSYTTAVVEADDSGSEQVPVESSDMVGQQHVALVTQEDGTQQQVSISEADLQAMGGTITMVTQEGTTITIPAHELATQGAHSVTMVTTDGSDEQVAIMAPDMASFQTVEEAGYNQEQDDIHPVTLLATSNGTHIAVQVGRPTPWE; from the exons ATGCTCTTGGCCCAGATAAACCGGGACTCCCAGGGAATGGCAGAGTTTCATGATGCTGACGGGCAGCCGGTCACTCTTTGTCTAACAGAGGCCGTGACAGTGGCAG ATGGTGATCAGATGGAGAGCATGGACACAGTGAGCCTGCAGGCTGTTACTCTTGCGGATGGATCCACCGCATACATCCAGCATGACTCCAAAGCATCCTTTTCAGATGGACAGATCATGGACGGTCAGGTGATCCAGCTGGAGGACGGCTCGGCGGCCTACGTTCAGCATGTGTCCATGCCTAAAGCAG GAGGGGACAGTTTACAGCTGGAGGATGGACAGGCAGTGCAGCTAGAAGACGGGACAACAGCCTACATCCACACacccaaag ATGCTTACGACCAGAGCGGCCTGCAAGAGGTGCAGCTGGAGGACGGCAGCACCGCCTACATCCAGCACACGGTTCATATGCCCCAGTCCAACACCATCCTGGCCATCCAGGCTGATGGAACCATCGCAGACCTGCAGACCGAGGCCACAGCCATCGACCCCGAGACCATCAGTGTACTGGAACAATACACCACCAAG GTGGAGAATATCGAGAACCCCTTGGGGTCCTTCGGCAGAGTGGAAGCAGACAATGGCGTCCACATGCGG ATTGTCTTGCAGGGTCAAGACAACAGACCAGGAAGGGTCTCAAATGTAGGAGAGAAGTCTTTCCGCTGTGAATATGACGGCTGCGGAAAGCTCTACACCACTGCCCACCATCTCAAG GTACACGAGCGCTCCCACACCGGAGACAAACCGTACGTCTGTGACTATCCGGGCTGTGGGAAGAAGTTTGCAACAG GGTACGGACTGAAGAgtcactcacgcacacacactgggGAGAAGCCATATAGATGTCAGGAGTTGAACTGCTGCAAGTCCTTTAAAACCTCTGGAGATCTTCAAAAGCACACGCGGACTCATACAG GAGAGAAGCCTTTCAAATGCCCAGTCGAAGGCTGCGGCAGGTCGTTTACCACCTCCAACATCCGCAAAGTTCACATCCGGACACACACCGGAGAGAGGCCCTACTACTGCTCTGAGCCCAGCTGTGGACGGTCCTTTGCCAGTGCCACTAACTACAAGAACCATATGAGGATTCACACCG GTGAAAAACCATATGTGTGCACCGTGCCTGGCTGTGAAAAGCGCTTCACAGAATACTCCAGCCTTTACAAACACCATGTGGTTCATACACCGTGTAAACCTTACAACTGCAACCATTGTGGGAAAACCTACAAGCAGATCTCCACGCTCGCCATGCACAAACGCACAGCACACAACGACACAGAGCCCAtcgaggaggagcaggaggccTACTTTGAACCCCCGACAG ATGCCATTGATGACCCCAGTGTGAGCTACACAACAGCGGTGGTCGAGGCGGATGACTCTGGCTCGGAGCAGGTTCCCGTGGAGAGCTCAGACATGGTTGGTCAGCAGCATGTTGCCTTGGTAACACAGGAGGATGGAACACAACAGCAG GTCAGTATCTCTGAAGCAGACTTACAAGCTATGGGTGGCACAATCACCATGGTAACCCAAGAAGGCACAACCATAACCATCCCAGCCCACGAACTAGCAACGCAAGGTGCTCactcagttaccatggtaacaacAGACGGCTCAGATGAACAG GTGGCCATCATGGCACCCGACATGGCCTCGTTCCAAACTGTGGAGGAGGCAGGCTACAACCAAGAACAGGATGACATTCATCCTGTCACGTTATTGGCCACCTCCAATGGCACTCACATTGCTGTGCAGGTTGGTAGACCGACACCATGGGAGTGA